In Vibrio tritonius, the following are encoded in one genomic region:
- the rplC gene encoding 50S ribosomal protein L3, whose amino-acid sequence MIGLVGRKVGMTRVFTEEGVSIPVTVVEVEANRVTQVKSLETDGYSAIQITAGAKKANRVTKPEAGHFAKAGVEAGRGLWEFRLENGEEFTVGSELTVELFNEVKKVDVTGTSKGKGFQGAVKRWNFRTQDMTHGNSLSHRAPGSIGQCQTPGRVFKGKKMAGHMGAERVTTQNLEIVRVDAERNLLLIKGAVPGSTGGNVIVKPAVKA is encoded by the coding sequence ATGATTGGTCTAGTCGGACGTAAAGTGGGTATGACCCGCGTATTTACTGAAGAAGGCGTTTCTATCCCAGTAACAGTTGTGGAAGTTGAAGCGAACCGTGTAACTCAAGTTAAATCTCTTGAAACTGACGGTTACTCAGCAATCCAAATCACTGCTGGTGCTAAGAAAGCTAACCGCGTTACTAAGCCTGAAGCTGGTCACTTTGCGAAAGCAGGTGTTGAAGCTGGTCGCGGTCTTTGGGAATTCCGTTTAGAAAACGGCGAAGAGTTCACTGTAGGTTCTGAACTTACTGTAGAACTTTTCAACGAAGTTAAAAAAGTAGACGTTACTGGTACATCTAAAGGTAAAGGTTTCCAAGGCGCTGTTAAGCGTTGGAACTTCCGTACCCAAGATATGACTCACGGTAACTCTTTGTCTCACCGTGCTCCTGGTTCTATCGGTCAATGTCAGACTCCAGGTCGCGTGTTCAAAGGCAAGAAAATGGCAGGTCACATGGGTGCTGAGCGTGTAACGACTCAAAACCTAGAGATCGTACGTGTTGACGCTGAGCGCAATCTGCTTCTTATCAAAGGTGCAGTCCCTGGCTCAACTGGCGGTAACGTGATCGTCAAACCAGCTGTTAAAGCATAA
- the rpsS gene encoding 30S ribosomal protein S19: MPRSLKKGPFIDLHLLKKVEKAVESGDKKPIKTWSRRSMIIPTMIGLTIAVHNGRQHVPVFVTDEMIGHKLGEFAPTRTYRGHAADKKAKKK, translated from the coding sequence ATGCCACGTTCTCTCAAGAAAGGTCCATTTATTGACCTACACTTGCTGAAGAAGGTAGAGAAAGCGGTGGAAAGCGGAGACAAAAAGCCTATTAAGACTTGGTCCCGTCGTTCAATGATCATTCCTACAATGATCGGTTTGACCATCGCTGTCCATAATGGTCGTCAACACGTTCCAGTTTTCGTAACTGACGAGATGATCGGTCACAAACTGGGCGAATTCGCGCCTACACGTACTTACCGCGGTCACGCTGCGGATAAGAAAGCTAAGAAGAAATAA
- the rpmC gene encoding 50S ribosomal protein L29, translated as MKALDLREKSVEELNAELLNLLKEQFNLRMQAATGQLQQTHTLKAVRRDIARVKTVLTEKAGA; from the coding sequence ATGAAAGCACTAGATCTACGCGAAAAAAGCGTTGAAGAGCTAAATGCTGAGCTTTTGAATTTGTTGAAAGAACAGTTCAACTTGCGTATGCAAGCTGCAACTGGTCAGCTGCAACAAACTCATACTCTTAAAGCTGTACGCCGTGATATCGCACGTGTGAAAACTGTTTTGACTGAGAAGGCAGGCGCATAA
- the rplP gene encoding 50S ribosomal protein L16, whose protein sequence is MLQPKRTKFRKVHTGRNRGLAKGTEVSFGSFGLKAVGRGRLTARQIEAARRAMTRHIKRQGKIWIRVFPDKPITEKPLEVRQGKGKGNVEYWVAQIQPGKVMYEVDGVPEELAREAFRLAARKLPFKTTFVTKQVM, encoded by the coding sequence ATGCTACAACCTAAACGTACTAAATTCCGTAAGGTTCACACAGGTCGTAACCGTGGTCTAGCTAAAGGTACTGAAGTATCATTCGGTAGCTTCGGTTTAAAAGCCGTAGGCCGTGGTCGTCTAACTGCTCGTCAAATCGAAGCGGCTCGTCGTGCTATGACTCGTCACATTAAGCGTCAAGGTAAAATCTGGATCCGTGTGTTCCCAGACAAACCTATCACAGAAAAACCACTTGAAGTTCGTCAAGGTAAGGGTAAAGGTAACGTTGAGTACTGGGTAGCCCAAATCCAACCTGGTAAGGTTATGTACGAAGTTGATGGTGTACCTGAAGAATTGGCTCGTGAAGCGTTCCGCCTAGCGGCTCGTAAACTGCCATTCAAGACTACATTTGTAACCAAGCAGGTGATGTGA
- the rplX gene encoding 50S ribosomal protein L24, with translation MAAKIRRNDEVIVLAGKDKGKKGKVTKVLATGKVIVEGINLVKKHQKPVPALGTQGGIVELEAAIDASNVAVFNAATGKADRIGFRFEEGKKVRFFKSNGETIK, from the coding sequence ATGGCAGCTAAAATCCGTCGTAACGACGAAGTAATCGTTCTTGCTGGTAAAGATAAAGGCAAGAAAGGTAAAGTAACTAAGGTTCTCGCAACTGGTAAAGTTATCGTTGAAGGTATCAACCTAGTTAAGAAACATCAAAAACCTGTTCCTGCTCTAGGTACCCAAGGTGGTATCGTTGAGTTAGAAGCAGCAATTGATGCATCTAACGTGGCTGTATTCAACGCAGCAACTGGTAAAGCGGACCGTATCGGTTTCCGTTTTGAAGAAGGCAAAAAAGTGCGTTTCTTCAAGTCTAACGGCGAAACAATTAAGTAA
- the rpsC gene encoding 30S ribosomal protein S3, producing MGQKVHPNGIRLGIVKPWNATWFANTKDFADNLDGDFKVRQFLTKELVKASVSRIVIERPAKSIRVTIHTARPGVVIGKKGEDVEKLRAAVAKISGVPAQINIAEVRKPELDGQLVADSIASQLERRVMFRRAMKRAVQNAMRLGAKGIKVEVSGRLGGAEIARSEWYREGRVPLHTLRADIDYATSSAHTQYGVIGVKVWIFKGEILGGMPTETVEPKSDKPKKQRKGRK from the coding sequence ATGGGTCAGAAAGTACATCCTAATGGTATTCGTCTAGGCATCGTTAAGCCTTGGAATGCTACATGGTTTGCTAATACCAAAGATTTCGCTGACAACCTAGACGGCGACTTCAAGGTACGTCAATTCCTAACTAAGGAATTGGTAAAAGCGTCAGTTTCACGCATCGTTATCGAGCGTCCTGCTAAGAGCATCCGTGTGACTATTCACACTGCTCGTCCAGGCGTTGTAATCGGTAAGAAAGGTGAAGACGTAGAAAAGCTACGCGCAGCTGTAGCTAAAATTTCAGGTGTACCAGCGCAAATCAACATCGCTGAAGTACGTAAGCCTGAGCTAGACGGTCAACTAGTGGCTGATAGCATCGCGTCTCAACTAGAACGCCGTGTTATGTTCCGTCGTGCTATGAAGCGCGCGGTACAAAACGCTATGCGTCTAGGCGCTAAAGGTATCAAAGTTGAAGTAAGTGGTCGTCTAGGCGGCGCTGAAATCGCACGTTCTGAGTGGTACCGTGAAGGCCGTGTGCCTCTACACACTCTACGTGCAGACATTGATTACGCAACTTCTTCTGCTCACACTCAATACGGCGTTATCGGCGTTAAAGTTTGGATCTTCAAAGGTGAAATCCTTGGTGGTATGCCAACTGAAACCGTAGAGCCTAAGAGTGATAAGCCTAAGAAGCAGCGTAAAGGCCGTAAGTAA
- the rplW gene encoding 50S ribosomal protein L23 — translation MIKQERLLKVLRAPHISEKATMAAEKANTIVFKVAIDATKKEIKAAVEKLFEVEVKSVNTLITKGKTKRQGIRQGRRSDVKKAYVTLKDGQDLDFVGGAE, via the coding sequence ATGATTAAGCAAGAGCGTCTACTAAAAGTTCTACGTGCTCCGCACATCTCTGAAAAAGCAACTATGGCTGCAGAGAAAGCGAATACTATCGTTTTCAAAGTAGCAATCGATGCAACTAAAAAAGAGATCAAAGCAGCTGTAGAAAAGCTATTTGAAGTTGAAGTTAAGTCTGTAAATACTCTTATCACTAAGGGTAAAACCAAACGTCAAGGTATTCGCCAAGGTCGCCGTAGCGACGTTAAGAAAGCGTACGTTACTTTGAAAGATGGTCAAGATCTTGACTTCGTTGGCGGCGCGGAATAA
- the rplB gene encoding 50S ribosomal protein L2, producing MAIVKCKPTSAGRRHVVKIVNADLYKGKPYAPLLEKNSKNGGRNNNGRITVRHIGGGHKQHYRVIDFKRTKDGIPAKVERIEYDPNRSANIALVLYADGERRYIIAPKGIQAGDSIQSGVDAPIKAGNALPMRNIPVGTTVHNVELKPGKGAQIARSAGAYVQIIARDGAYVTIRLRSGEMRKVLSEGRATVGEVGNHEHMLRELGKAGASRWRGIRPTVRGVVMNPVDHPHGGGEGRTSGGRHPVSPWGVPTKGYKTRKNKRTDKYIVHRRNK from the coding sequence ATGGCTATTGTTAAATGTAAGCCGACTTCGGCTGGTCGTCGTCACGTTGTTAAAATCGTTAACGCTGACCTATACAAAGGTAAGCCTTACGCACCTCTTCTAGAGAAAAACTCTAAGAACGGTGGTCGTAACAACAACGGTCGTATTACTGTTCGTCACATCGGTGGCGGTCATAAACAACACTACCGTGTGATTGACTTCAAACGTACTAAAGATGGTATCCCTGCAAAAGTTGAACGTATCGAATACGATCCAAACCGCAGCGCGAACATCGCTCTAGTACTATACGCAGACGGCGAACGTCGTTACATCATTGCACCTAAAGGCATCCAAGCTGGTGATTCAATCCAGTCTGGTGTTGATGCACCAATCAAAGCGGGTAACGCTTTGCCAATGCGCAACATCCCTGTAGGTACAACTGTACATAACGTTGAACTAAAACCTGGTAAAGGTGCTCAAATTGCACGTTCTGCTGGTGCTTACGTTCAAATCATCGCTCGCGATGGTGCATACGTTACTATCCGTCTACGTTCTGGCGAAATGCGTAAAGTTCTATCTGAAGGTCGTGCAACTGTTGGTGAAGTGGGCAACCACGAGCACATGTTGCGTGAACTAGGTAAAGCTGGTGCAAGCCGTTGGCGCGGTATCCGCCCAACTGTACGTGGTGTTGTAATGAACCCGGTTGATCACCCACACGGTGGTGGTGAGGGTCGTACTTCTGGTGGTCGTCACCCTGTATCTCCATGGGGCGTACCAACTAAAGGTTACAAAACTCGTAAGAACAAACGCACTGACAAGTACATCGTACATCGTCGTAATAAGTAA
- the rpsJ gene encoding 30S ribosomal protein S10 — MQNQRIRIRLKAFDYKLIDASTAEIVETAKRTGAQVRGPIPLPTRKERFTVLISPHVNKDARDQYEIRTHKRLIDIVEPTDKTVDALMRLDLAAGVDVQISLG; from the coding sequence ATGCAGAACCAACGCATCCGTATCCGCCTAAAAGCATTCGATTACAAACTAATCGACGCTTCTACTGCGGAAATCGTTGAAACAGCTAAACGTACCGGCGCACAGGTTCGTGGTCCTATCCCACTACCTACTCGTAAAGAGCGTTTCACTGTTCTTATCTCTCCACACGTAAACAAAGATGCACGTGACCAGTACGAAATTCGTACTCACAAGCGTCTGATCGACATCGTTGAACCAACTGACAAGACTGTTGATGCACTGATGCGTCTAGATCTTGCTGCTGGTGTTGATGTTCAAATCAGCCTAGGTTAA
- the rplN gene encoding 50S ribosomal protein L14, producing the protein MIQMQSMLDAADNSGARSVMCIKVLGGSHRRYAHVGDIIKVTVKEAIPRGKVKKGDVLKAVVVRTRKGVRRPDGSVIRFDRNACVLLNNTSEQPIGTRIFGPVTRELRNAKFMKIVSLAPEVL; encoded by the coding sequence ATGATCCAAATGCAAAGTATGCTGGACGCAGCTGATAACTCAGGCGCTCGCAGCGTAATGTGTATTAAGGTTCTGGGTGGCTCTCACCGCCGTTACGCTCATGTGGGCGACATCATCAAAGTTACCGTTAAGGAAGCAATTCCTCGCGGTAAAGTTAAAAAAGGTGATGTTCTTAAGGCAGTGGTAGTTCGCACCCGTAAAGGCGTACGTCGTCCAGACGGTTCTGTCATTCGCTTCGACCGTAACGCTTGCGTACTGTTAAACAATACCAGTGAGCAACCTATCGGTACACGTATCTTTGGTCCAGTGACTCGTGAACTTCGTAACGCGAAATTCATGAAGATCGTATCACTGGCTCCAGAAGTTCTGTAA
- the rplD gene encoding 50S ribosomal protein L4, giving the protein MELMVKGANALTVSETTFGREFNEALVHQVVVAYAAGARQGTRAQKTRSEVSGGGAKPWRQKGTGRARAGTIRSPIWRTGGVTFAAKPQDHSQKVNKKMYRGAMKAILSELVRQERLIVVEEFSVEAPKTKALVAKLKELELNDALIVTGEVDENLFLAARNLYKVDVRDVTGIDPVSLIAFDKVVMTAAAVKQVEEMLG; this is encoded by the coding sequence ATGGAATTGATGGTTAAAGGTGCTAACGCACTAACTGTTTCCGAAACTACTTTCGGACGTGAGTTCAACGAAGCTCTTGTACACCAAGTAGTTGTTGCATACGCAGCAGGTGCTCGTCAAGGTACTCGTGCTCAAAAGACACGTTCAGAAGTTTCTGGCGGTGGCGCTAAGCCATGGCGTCAAAAAGGTACTGGCCGTGCTCGTGCTGGTACAATCCGTAGCCCAATCTGGCGTACAGGTGGTGTTACTTTTGCTGCGAAACCACAAGATCACAGCCAAAAAGTAAACAAAAAAATGTACCGTGGTGCTATGAAAGCAATTCTTTCTGAGCTAGTTCGTCAAGAGCGTCTAATCGTTGTTGAAGAATTCTCAGTAGAAGCACCAAAAACTAAAGCGCTAGTAGCTAAGCTTAAAGAACTTGAGCTTAACGATGCACTTATCGTTACTGGTGAAGTAGACGAGAACCTATTCTTAGCAGCTCGTAACCTATACAAAGTTGACGTACGTGACGTAACTGGTATCGATCCAGTAAGCCTAATCGCGTTCGACAAAGTTGTAATGACTGCTGCTGCAGTTAAGCAAGTTGAGGAGATGCTAGGATGA
- the rplV gene encoding 50S ribosomal protein L22 codes for MEAIAKHNFARISPQKARLVADLIRGKKVDQALETLTFSNKKAADLVKKVLESAIANAEHNEGADIDDLRVAKIFVDEGPVMKRIMPRAKGRADRILKRSSHITVVVADR; via the coding sequence ATGGAAGCTATTGCTAAACATAACTTTGCTCGCATTTCTCCTCAGAAAGCTCGCTTAGTTGCAGATCTTATCCGTGGTAAGAAAGTAGACCAAGCTCTTGAAACGCTAACTTTCAGCAACAAAAAAGCTGCTGATCTAGTGAAAAAAGTTCTTGAGTCAGCTATCGCTAACGCGGAACACAACGAAGGTGCTGACATTGACGATCTACGTGTCGCTAAAATCTTCGTAGATGAGGGCCCTGTCATGAAGCGTATTATGCCTCGTGCTAAAGGCCGTGCGGATCGTATCTTGAAGCGTTCAAGCCACATTACTGTGGTTGTCGCAGATCGCTAA
- the rpsQ gene encoding 30S ribosomal protein S17, with the protein MSDKIRTQQGRVLSNKMDKSIVVAIERFVKHPIYGKFVKRTTKVHAHDENNECGQGDVVEIQECRPLSKTKSWTLVKVLEKAKI; encoded by the coding sequence ATGAGCGACAAGATTCGTACCCAACAGGGTCGCGTACTTAGCAACAAAATGGACAAGTCTATCGTTGTTGCTATCGAACGTTTCGTAAAACACCCAATTTACGGCAAGTTCGTTAAACGCACCACTAAAGTACACGCACACGATGAAAACAACGAATGTGGCCAAGGCGACGTAGTTGAAATTCAAGAGTGTCGTCCACTGTCTAAGACTAAGTCTTGGACTTTGGTAAAAGTTTTAGAAAAAGCGAAAATCTAA